The nucleotide sequence GATATGGTCGGCAATACTTCTTACCAAGGATCGGAACGTTGACCGGTTCTCAACCGTTGCCGTGATATCGAGAAACGTCAGTTCATCCGCACCACAGCGACTGTAGGCTTGGGCCAGTTCCACCGCATCCCCAGCATCACGCAAGTTCACGAAATTGACCCCTTTTACCGTACGTCCATCACGTACATCAAGACAGGGAATGATTCGTTTTGCCAACATGCTATTCCTCCCCGAAGGCTGCAAGCTCTTCGATGGTAATTTTGCCTTCATAGATTGCCTTACCGATGATCGCCCCCGATAAGCCTGCTTCCTGTAAGTCCTGTAGGTCTTGCAGGGTGGTTATACCACCTGATGCAATAAGATGAAGATCGTCTCGATCTTTTAAAAGTGTACGATACAGATCAAGCGAAGGGCCACTGAGCATTCCATCCTTGGCAATATCTGTACAGATTACCTGATAGAGGCCCTGACTACGGTACAGGTCGATGAAGGCTGCAACTTCCTGGTCACTCCCTTCAGTCCACCCCGCACTCTGGACCATTCCATTCTTGGCATCGGCTCCAAGGATCAAGCGATCACAACCGAACTCCTCAATCCAAGAGATCAACAGCGAGGGATTCTTCACGGCAACAGAGCCACAGGTCACCTTGCTTGCCCCACTGGAAAATGCTGCTTCGAGGTCTTCACTCCGTTTGATTCCCCCACCAAAATCGATGATCAGATTGGTGTTGCTTGCAATACGCTCAAGGCTCTTCAGGTTGACAATGCCTTTCCCTTTAGCCCCATCAAGGTCCACAACATGCAAGTAACGAAGATTGGCATCCTCGAACTGCTTTGCAAGATCAAGTGGATCGGAAGCATAAATCTTTTTCGATGCATAGTCGCCTTGGGTGAGGCGGACTGCTTTCCCGTCAATAATATCGATAGCAGGGATGATATGCATTAGAGTTCCTCCAAAAATGTTCTCAGCAACTGTTCTCCTACATCCCCACTCTTCTCAGGGTGGAACTGGCAACCATAGTAGTTATCCTTGTGTAGTACTGAAGAGAACACCTGCCCGCCATACTCTGTGCTTGCAATGGTTGCTTCACAGAGGGGAACATAATAGCTATGTACAAAATAACACCAGGCCTCTTCCTTCAAACCTGAGAATAACCGGTCATTCCTGCACTGTAGGGTATTCCATCCCATATGGGGAATCTTATACTGAGGGGAAAGGGAAAACTTACGCGTTGGTATGGGGAAAATACCAAGTGTCTGGGTGTCATGCTCCTCACTGGTGGCACACATCAGTTGCATTCCCAGACAAATTCCCAAGAAGGGTTGTTTCAAGGAGGTAAGGACCGTATCGAGCCCTTTCTCACGAAGGTAAGCCATTGCCGTGGAGGCTTCTCCTACCCCAGGGAATATTACCTTGTCGGCAGTTGCCAGTCTTGTTGGGTCATCGGTAACCTCTGCTTCATAGGCAAGGCGGTGAAGTGCACAGAGTACTGAGCGGGTATTCCCCGCATTATACTTTACGATTGCGATATTCATAGCATCCCCTTGGTTGTAGGCAGTTCCATCGAATATGGGTTTCGATGCACTGCCTCCTTGATAGCTCGTGCAAAAGCCTTGAAAAGAGCCTCACACTGGTGGTGGGCATTTCCATCGCTCACCTTGAGCGAAAGATTACATCCTGCACTATCACTGAAAGATTTGAAAAAGTGCTCTACCATCTCAGTGGGGAATGTCCCTATATACTCTCGCTTGAAGGAAACATCCCACTGGAGATACGGTCGTCCAGAAAAATCCAGTGCCACCTGGGCAAGTACCTCATCCATGGGAAGGATCTCAGCACCGTAACGATGTATGCCTCGTTTATCTCCCAGTGCTTCGCGGAATGCCCCACCTAAGGCGATGCCCACATCTTCCACCGTGTGGTGTTCAT is from uncultured Sphaerochaeta sp. and encodes:
- the hisA gene encoding 1-(5-phosphoribosyl)-5-[(5-phosphoribosylamino)methylideneamino]imidazole-4-carboxamide isomerase; translation: MHIIPAIDIIDGKAVRLTQGDYASKKIYASDPLDLAKQFEDANLRYLHVVDLDGAKGKGIVNLKSLERIASNTNLIIDFGGGIKRSEDLEAAFSSGASKVTCGSVAVKNPSLLISWIEEFGCDRLILGADAKNGMVQSAGWTEGSDQEVAAFIDLYRSQGLYQVICTDIAKDGMLSGPSLDLYRTLLKDRDDLHLIASGGITTLQDLQDLQEAGLSGAIIGKAIYEGKITIEELAAFGEE
- the hisH gene encoding imidazole glycerol phosphate synthase subunit HisH yields the protein MNIAIVKYNAGNTRSVLCALHRLAYEAEVTDDPTRLATADKVIFPGVGEASTAMAYLREKGLDTVLTSLKQPFLGICLGMQLMCATSEEHDTQTLGIFPIPTRKFSLSPQYKIPHMGWNTLQCRNDRLFSGLKEEAWCYFVHSYYVPLCEATIASTEYGGQVFSSVLHKDNYYGCQFHPEKSGDVGEQLLRTFLEEL